A region from the Mycolicibacterium litorale genome encodes:
- a CDS encoding DUF732 domain-containing protein gives MKLRRALAVKRAAITTGVAVALCCGSGWVVAPVASASPTDDAYLAAIEADGVPIFGRDYVIALGHAICDTARQNPSMQVVDLVLDVVGNENKPSPYSFDQGKVIANSALANYCPGGTAGSVPAAPVIAPPPVNTPSTPPVLDAPSANVPNIGCTWVNGYTKKDGTRVRGHYRC, from the coding sequence ATGAAGTTGCGGAGGGCGCTCGCGGTTAAGCGAGCAGCGATTACTACAGGGGTCGCAGTGGCGCTGTGTTGCGGCTCTGGATGGGTGGTAGCGCCGGTTGCCTCCGCCTCACCAACCGACGACGCTTACTTGGCGGCGATCGAGGCCGACGGCGTCCCAATATTCGGCCGGGACTATGTCATCGCCCTCGGTCACGCCATATGCGACACGGCACGGCAGAATCCGTCCATGCAGGTCGTTGACTTGGTGCTGGACGTCGTGGGGAATGAGAACAAACCGAGTCCATATAGTTTCGACCAGGGCAAGGTGATCGCCAACTCCGCGCTGGCCAACTACTGTCCCGGTGGAACTGCTGGCAGTGTGCCGGCTGCGCCGGTGATCGCGCCGCCGCCAGTCAACACGCCGTCCACACCGCCCGTGCTGGATGCGCCTAGCGCGAACGTACCCAACATAGGGTGCACATGGGTCAACGGTTACACCAAGAAAGACGGCACTCGCGTCAGAGGTCACTACAGATGCTGA
- a CDS encoding TIR domain-containing protein yields the protein MTRRVFISYQHADQLKARGLNLMTYNKNVDVDFTGRHLLDPVKSSDADYISRKIKEQLKGSSATIVLIGKSTADSEWVDKEIRWSREQGKGIIGIRIEPDARIPDALTEYGAEILNWYKPPDVSQFDSAIERAIAATTRGRSMPTNTMSTCTR from the coding sequence GTGACTCGTCGGGTTTTCATCAGTTACCAGCACGCCGATCAACTTAAGGCGCGTGGCTTAAATCTGATGACATACAATAAGAACGTGGATGTCGATTTTACGGGTCGCCATCTGTTGGATCCGGTGAAGAGCAGCGATGCGGACTACATTAGTCGAAAGATTAAGGAGCAACTCAAAGGCAGTTCGGCGACGATCGTCCTCATTGGCAAATCTACTGCCGACAGTGAATGGGTCGATAAAGAAATCCGATGGAGTAGGGAACAGGGTAAGGGGATCATCGGTATAAGAATTGAACCAGACGCTCGTATACCGGACGCGTTGACTGAGTACGGGGCTGAGATACTCAATTGGTACAAGCCGCCGGACGTGAGCCAGTTCGACAGCGCTATCGAACGTGCAATCGCTGCCACCACCCGCGGACGCTCGATGCCGACCAACACGATGAGCACGTGCACGAGGTGA
- a CDS encoding DUF4231 domain-containing protein, translating to MHEVSTSVGGDRNKATSVPGLEMPAIHEAANNASGKGQKCYLRLNAVRLASLLVATLSGAAGLVIGSFDFSGLVLLAAFLIAAVSEIALIRFQPERDWYAGRAVAESTKTLAWRFAVQGEPFGPSVADDDARALLHARIAEVLRRGRDRITVGLGDAVLTESMLKLRRSPFAVRKEAYLKCRTEDQRNWYSHNATLNEVRATRLRYALLVGELLAVVAASVAFGRDEPIDFAGVVAAFVAGGAAWLAIKQHSQLTSAYRVAAGELAVQADVLQRVGETEWPQAVADAEEAISREHTMWLASRGVEPLPPTPH from the coding sequence GTGCACGAGGTGAGCACGAGCGTGGGCGGTGATCGAAACAAGGCTACTTCCGTGCCGGGACTCGAAATGCCGGCGATTCACGAGGCAGCAAACAATGCGTCAGGTAAAGGTCAGAAGTGTTATCTCCGGCTAAATGCGGTCCGTTTAGCATCTCTCCTCGTCGCGACGCTTTCCGGTGCCGCAGGACTGGTTATCGGGAGCTTCGACTTCTCGGGTCTCGTACTGCTGGCCGCCTTTCTCATTGCAGCTGTGTCTGAAATTGCGCTAATTAGATTTCAGCCTGAGCGCGACTGGTATGCGGGTCGCGCAGTGGCTGAATCCACCAAGACCCTTGCGTGGCGTTTTGCAGTGCAGGGCGAGCCCTTCGGCCCATCTGTTGCTGACGACGACGCCAGAGCTTTATTGCACGCTCGAATTGCGGAAGTGCTTCGACGTGGGCGTGATCGAATCACGGTAGGTCTCGGCGACGCGGTGCTTACAGAAAGCATGCTCAAGCTTCGACGGTCGCCGTTCGCTGTCCGCAAAGAGGCATACCTGAAGTGCCGAACTGAGGACCAGAGGAATTGGTACTCCCACAATGCAACGCTGAATGAGGTTCGCGCGACGCGTTTGCGATATGCGCTGCTTGTGGGTGAACTGTTGGCAGTCGTTGCCGCCTCGGTCGCGTTCGGGCGCGACGAACCGATCGACTTCGCCGGTGTGGTGGCCGCCTTCGTGGCTGGCGGGGCTGCTTGGTTAGCCATCAAGCAGCACTCGCAACTGACTTCGGCCTATCGAGTGGCGGCGGGGGAACTCGCCGTCCAAGCTGACGTACTTCAAAGAGTAGGCGAAACAGAGTGGCCTCAGGCAGTCGCCGACGCGGAGGAGGCAATCAGTCGCGAGCACACCATGTGGCTGGCCAGTAGGGGAGTGGAGCCGCTACCACCGACGCCGCATTGA
- a CDS encoding nucleoside triphosphate pyrophosphohydrolase family protein codes for MPRDILTFDEYQRLATLTDKLPPADEDRLALPLMGLVGEVGALASEWKKRRRDRTGYDAFTEQVYEELGDALWYMALLADRAGLRLGELAQANLDKISDLFGNGETIAQHFYDDDCDEAEQLPRQLAVRFRETRVVRGSQEVPGIRVEVVGTEVAIGDPLDDNSDVDDDYRYHDVFHLAHMAVLGWSPVMRATLRPKRKRRHGRADRVEDGGRAIAIEEGLTAAVFAEAKRHSYFATADRIPGSVIKSCRAMTSHLEVVDRTAGEWQRAILAGYRVFTALVQHREGTVLVDMAARTLTYQPPE; via the coding sequence ATGCCCCGCGACATACTCACATTCGATGAATATCAGCGTCTCGCGACGCTGACGGACAAGCTACCGCCTGCCGATGAGGACCGGTTGGCGCTGCCGTTGATGGGACTTGTGGGCGAAGTAGGTGCGCTTGCTTCCGAATGGAAGAAACGCCGGCGAGATCGCACGGGGTACGACGCGTTCACAGAACAGGTTTACGAAGAACTTGGCGATGCGTTGTGGTACATGGCACTCCTCGCCGACCGCGCGGGTCTCCGGCTTGGGGAATTGGCCCAAGCCAACCTGGACAAAATCAGCGATTTATTCGGAAACGGCGAGACCATCGCACAACACTTTTACGACGACGACTGCGACGAAGCTGAGCAGCTACCGCGCCAACTAGCAGTGCGCTTCCGCGAGACCCGCGTTGTTCGGGGTAGTCAGGAAGTACCGGGCATAAGGGTTGAGGTTGTCGGCACGGAAGTGGCTATCGGCGATCCACTTGATGACAATAGCGACGTCGACGACGACTACCGTTACCACGATGTATTTCACTTAGCCCATATGGCAGTCCTCGGTTGGTCACCGGTGATGCGCGCAACTTTGCGCCCCAAACGCAAGAGACGCCACGGGCGGGCCGACCGAGTAGAGGACGGTGGCCGCGCGATCGCGATCGAGGAAGGTTTGACAGCGGCCGTGTTCGCGGAGGCTAAACGCCACTCTTACTTCGCCACAGCCGACCGGATACCGGGTTCTGTTATCAAATCCTGCCGCGCAATGACTTCACACTTGGAGGTTGTCGATCGGACCGCCGGTGAATGGCAAAGAGCCATTCTCGCCGGGTATCGAGTTTTTACTGCTTTAGTGCAACACCGCGAGGGTACCGTTCTCGTCGACATGGCGGCACGAACGCTTACATATCAACCGCCGGAGTAA
- a CDS encoding nucleotide kinase domain-containing protein, translating to MRRSTAGIHGQQAGAGQSSATDWMRIRTLNDATAHQDSVDDSIIQAPQGRYAAPQVTVCGRSLQTSPVFDTYWIFAARRQALYEARCGGVPWPWTDDPILRQFRFTNCYRAADRVSQFLINRVAYAGPQDYRNIVFRILLFKTFNRISTWQLLEDALGEIRWETYDFDTYNKILSSAFEGGARLYSAAYVVPPPTLGAVRKHANHLNLISHMIDDGVHDRITGAVSMADAFEVLRGYPAIGNFLGYQFLIDINYTTVLDFSENDFVVPGPGARDGIRKCFGPAANGIEAEVIRYMVDRQEEHFARLGLTFGGLRGRPLHLIDCQNLFCEVDKYARVAHPDVAGISGRRRIKQRYVSLPDPLSAWFPPKWGINNLETVKRADCQVLTPAVDM from the coding sequence ATGAGGCGAAGCACCGCAGGTATCCACGGTCAGCAAGCCGGTGCTGGGCAGTCGTCCGCCACCGATTGGATGCGGATCCGCACATTGAATGATGCTACCGCTCACCAAGATTCTGTCGACGACTCCATCATTCAGGCTCCTCAAGGGCGCTACGCTGCGCCCCAAGTAACGGTGTGTGGTCGGAGCTTGCAGACGTCACCAGTTTTCGATACGTACTGGATTTTCGCCGCTCGGCGCCAGGCGTTATACGAGGCGCGTTGCGGAGGGGTTCCATGGCCGTGGACAGACGACCCGATCCTGCGACAGTTTCGATTCACAAACTGTTACCGCGCTGCTGACCGCGTCAGTCAGTTCCTAATCAACAGAGTGGCCTATGCAGGCCCACAAGATTATCGCAACATCGTCTTCCGCATACTGCTTTTCAAAACGTTTAACAGAATTTCAACTTGGCAGCTCCTCGAAGATGCTCTAGGCGAGATCCGATGGGAGACTTACGATTTCGATACTTACAATAAGATTCTAAGCTCCGCTTTCGAGGGCGGGGCAAGGTTGTACTCCGCGGCCTACGTAGTGCCACCGCCGACACTTGGCGCCGTGCGGAAACACGCTAACCACTTAAACTTAATTAGCCACATGATCGATGACGGAGTCCATGATCGGATCACCGGTGCCGTTTCTATGGCAGACGCCTTTGAGGTGCTGCGTGGCTACCCGGCTATTGGCAATTTCTTGGGCTACCAGTTTCTAATTGATATAAATTACACGACGGTATTGGACTTCAGCGAAAACGACTTTGTGGTGCCGGGTCCTGGCGCACGAGATGGAATTCGCAAGTGCTTTGGTCCAGCTGCCAACGGTATCGAAGCCGAGGTGATCCGCTATATGGTTGACAGGCAAGAGGAACACTTCGCACGACTCGGTCTTACCTTTGGCGGATTGCGTGGCCGCCCACTTCATCTCATAGACTGCCAGAATTTGTTCTGTGAGGTCGACAAGTACGCGCGTGTCGCGCACCCCGACGTGGCAGGCATCTCAGGCCGACGTCGGATTAAGCAGCGTTACGTCTCTTTGCCGGATCCTTTATCCGCCTGGTTCCCGCCCAAGTGGGGTATCAACAATCTCGAGACTGTGAAGCGCGCTGACTGTCAGGTCCTTACTCCGGCGGTTGATATGTAA